In the Corvus cornix cornix isolate S_Up_H32 chromosome 18, ASM73873v5, whole genome shotgun sequence genome, one interval contains:
- the MFSD11 gene encoding UNC93-like protein MFSD11, producing the protein MSSEGKKLFNIIILGVSFMFIFTAFQSCGNIAQTVITNLNNTDFHGSGYTSMSIIYGVLSASNLISPSLVAIVGPQFSMVISGVFYSLYIAVFIQPATWAFYTASVLIGIAAAVLWTAQGNCLTENSDENTIGRNSGIFWALLQFSLIFGNLYIYFAWQGKTHISESDRRTVFIALTVISLVGTVLFFLIRKQEDAKAPGDDDSANEILGESSSARNKMMRAVAAFKKSITLSFTKEMLLLSVTTAYTGLVLTFFSGVYGTCIGAVNRFGSEEKSLIGLSGIFIGVGEILGGGIFGLLSKKSRSGRNPVVMLGILVHFIAFYLIFFNMPNDAPIAPMEGTDQVAYMIPSKEVAMLCSFLLGLGDSCFNTQLLSILGFLYSEDSAPAFAIFKFVQSICAAVAYFYSNYFLLQWQLLIMVIVGFFGTITFFTVEWGAAAALAARGSDYSSI; encoded by the exons atgtcttctgaaggaaaaaagcttttcaacaTCATTATTCTGGGAGTCtcatttatgtttatatttactGCTTTCCAATCCTGTGGAAATATCGCG CAAACTGTTATCACAAATTTAAACAACACAGACTTTCATGGCAGTGGCTACACGAG cATGTCCATTATTTATGGAGTATTGTCTGCATCAAATCTTATATCACCTTCACTGGTTGCAATAGTAGGACCTCAATTCTCCATGGTTATTAGTGGCGTGTTTTACAG CCTATACATTGCAGTCTTTATCCAACCAGCTACATGGGCTTTCTACACTGCCTCTGTGCTTATTGGCATTGCAGCTGCTG TCCTCTGGACAGCCCAGGGAAATTGCTTGACTGAAAATTCTGATGAAAACACCATTGGAAGGAACAGTGGAATTTTTTGGGCACTCCTACAATTCAG ctTGATTTTTGGAAATCTGTATATCTACTTTGCTTGGCAAGGAAAAACTCACATATCAG aGAGCGATCGCAGAACTGTCTTCATTGCTCTGACTGTTATCAGTCTTGTGGGCACAGTTCTGTTCTTTCTGATTAGGAAACAAGAGGATGCAAAAGCTCCAGGGGATGATGATTCCGCTAATGAAATCCTGGGGGAGAGCTC GTCTGCACGAAACAAAATGATGAGAGCAGTGGCTGCCTTCA AGAAATCTATTACACTGAGCTTCACCAAAGAGATGCTGCTTCTCAGTGTTACAACAGCCTACACAG GTTTGGTGTTAACGTTCTTTTCTGGAGTGTATGGAACCTGCATTGGTGCTGTGAACAGGTTTGGCAGTGAAGAGAAGAGCCTGATTGGTCTCTCTGGTATTTTTATTGGTGTTGGAGAAATCTTGG GGGGAGGAATCTTTGGCTTGCTGAGCAAGAAGAGTCGCTCTGGCAGGAACCCAGTGGTGATGCTGGGCATCCTTGTCCACTTCATAgccttttatttaatttttttcaacatgCCAAATGATGCCCCCATCGCTCCTATGGAAGGAACAGATCAAGTTGCTTATATGATTCCAAG CAAAGAGGTGGCCatgctctgcagcttcctgctggggctgggggacagctgCTTCAACACCCAGCTCCTCAGTATTTTGGGATTCCTGTATTCAGAGGACAGTGCTCCTGCCTTTGCCATCTTTAAGTTTGTTCAG tcCATCTGTGCTGCAGTTGCCTATTTCTACAGCAACTActtcctgctgcagtggcagctcCTGATCATGGTGATCGTGGGCTTCTTTGGAACAATCACCTTCTTCACAGtggagtggggagcagcagcagccctggctgcccgTGGCTCAGACTACAGCAGCATCtga